The Candidatus Desulfovibrio trichonymphae region GCACATTGTCAAACATGCCGGGCAAGACGCCGCAGCGTCGTTGGATAATCAGATATAGTTTCAACACTGCCTAGGTCGCCGCAACAACAAAACAGGGCCTGACACATCGCCGCAACTTGCCGTCAATACAGAAAAACCAGAAAGCCGGCAAAAAGGTGGCTCTTTTTGTGCCACATTTGTATACTGCCTTGCGCGCCGCTCTTGCCAACGCATTTTCAACAGGCAGGAATTGTTGCGGAAACAAGGAAGTGTATCCGGATCGTCCGGTACCACCGGAGGCAAACAGCGTGACAAAAACACTTTTTCCCGATGGTCTTGTCGGCGTAATCTTTGACTGCGACGGCGTGATGATAGACTCCCGCGACGCCAACAGGGAATACTACAACCGCATTCTGGCGTATCTGGGCATGCCCGCCATGACTTCCGAACAGGAGTGTTACGCCTTTATGGCCACAGCGCGTCAGGCGCTGTGCCGCATACTGCCGCCGCACCTGCACGCCTGCCTTGAACAGACGGCAAACGCCGCTGTCAATTACGCCAGGGATATTGTTCCCCTGCTGCGCCTGCAGCCGGGTTTTCTTGAGTTTATTGAACGCCTGCACGCCGGCGGCCTGCGGATGGCGATTGCGACAAACCGCGTTGATCGCGGGCTGCAAACGGTTCTGGACTTTTTCGCGCTGCCTCCTTATTTTGATCCTGTCGTCACGGCGAGCAACGCGGCCCCCAAACCTTCCCCTGAAGGGACGAGGATGATCTGCAAAGCCTGGGGCGTTGCGCCATGCCGGACGCTCTTTGTGGGAGACAGCGAACACGACAAAACAGCGGCGCTCGGCGCGGACGTGGTGTTTGCCGCGTTCAACGGCGACGGTTTGCAGGGCCACATCACGGTCTTGAATTTTGTGGAGCTTGCACAGGCGCTTGCCGGCGCGCTTTGAGGCCTCATGACTTAATTATTGCGAAATAGAAACAATAAAGACAGAGTGTCGGTCGTTATCGCAAATTCGGGAGACGATATGATTGTTCTTGCCAATACGCTGGGCGCCGTCGCCATGGTGCTGGGTTCCCTGCTCAATCTGTATTTCTGGGTTGTCATCATTGCCGCTGTGCTGACATGGGTGCGCCCTGATCCGTACAATCCTGTAGTGCACACACTGCGTCTTCTGACGGAACCCGTATTTTACCGGGTGCGCAAATGGCTGCCCTTTACATATATGAGCGGCCTTGATTTGTCGCCTGTCGTTGTTTTACTGGCTATTGAGCTTGTCAACCGCATTGTGATCGCTTCCATGGCCCAATATGCCCTTGCCTTGCGATGAGGGCGCTGGTATTCATGAAAACATGAATGCGCCGCAGGGCATGTCTGCAGAGCAGTTCGGTTTTTCAAGGTTCAACTGCTCTCGGCCATTGCAGCAAAAAATCCAACACTGGAGATTTTTTATGGATCAGCATGAGATGAGCCTTCTGAAACAACACATGCCCAATAATCCGGAGCTGAAATCCTTATGGGAAGACCATGTGCTGTACAACAAGCAGGTAGAAAAACTGGAAGGCAAATCCTTCCGCACGCCCATAGAAGAACAGACATTAAAACAGTTGAAAAAACAAAAACTTGAAGGTAAAACAAAACTGATGACCATTCTGGACCGTTTGAAAGAACAGGAAAAATGATTATGGAATGCACAGGCGCGTGGATTGTTCTTGAATCCTTAAAGCGTGAAGGCGTGGAAGTGCTGTTCGGCTACCCGGGCGGCGCTATCCTCGATATTTACGACGAGCTGCCGAAGCACCCAGAACTGCGCCATGTGCTTGTACGCCACGAGCAGGGAGCCGTGCACGCCGCCGACGGTTATGCCAGAGCCTCGGGCAAAGTCGGAGCCTGCCTTGTCACATCCGGTCCAGGCGCCACCAATACAGTCACGGGCATTGCAACCGCATATTGTGACTCCATCCCCCTTGTTGTGATCACAGGGCAGGTTCCCACGCAACTGATCGGCAATGACGCCTTTCAGGAAGTGGACATCGTGGGAATAACCCGCTCGTGCACCAAACACAATATTCTTGTCAAAGACGTGCGAAAGCTTTCCATGACCATCCGCCGGGCCTTTTATCTGGCGCGGTCCGGCCGCCCCGGCCCTGTGCTTGTGGACCTGCCGAAAGATGTCATGCAGGCCAAAACAGAGTTTATCTGGCCGGATGAAATAGGCATGCGCAGTTACAACCCTACCTGCAAGCCCAATTTAAACCAGCTCAGACGCACGGCCGAAGCACTCGCAAGAGCCAGGCGTCCCGTGCTCCTGGCGGGCGGCGGCGTTATTATGTCCAACGCCGCGACGGAACTCACAAGCCTCGCGCGCAAGCTGCGAATTCCCGTGACAGGCACCCTGATGGGGCTTGGCGCCTTTCCGGCCACGGAACCGCTCTGGCTCGGCATGATCGGCATGCACGGCTCTTATGCCGCCAATCTCGCCATAAACAACGCCGACCTGCTGGTGTGCGCCGGCGCGCGTTTTGACGACAGGGTAACGGGCAGGCTCTCCGCCTTCGCGCCGAAGGCGCGCATTGTGCATATTGACATTGACCCCACATCCATCCGTAAAAATGTTGAGGTGGACGTGCCTGTGGTGGGCGATTGCCGCCTCTCGCTGCAGGGCGTCATGGAAATATGCGATACCAGGTTTGCCGGAGAAGACTGGGCGGACAAACACGCGGACTGGCTTGACGAGGTGGGGGAATGGAAAGAAAGCAAACCCCCGGCCTATCAAAAAAACGGCAACATCAAGCCGCAGCATGTGGTGGAGGCCCTGTTTGAAATCACCGGCGGCGACGCGGTTATTGCCACAGAAGTAGGGCAGCACCAGATGTGGACCGCCCAGTTTTATGCATTCACAAAACCTCGCACACTGCTCACCAGCGGCGGCCTCGGCACGATGGGTTTCGGCTTCCCTGCCGCTATCGGCGCGCAATTTGCCCTTCCCGATAAAAAGGTGATTGTCGTGGCGGGCGACGGCTCCCTGCAGATGAACATCCAGGAGCTGGCTACCGCTGTGGCAAACAGGCTGCCGGTCAAGGTGGTCATTTTGAACAACCGCCACCTCGGCATGGTGCGGCAATGGCAGGAACTCTTTTACAATGGAAATTACAGCTCCACCAACATGGAAGCTCAGCCGGATTTCGTTAAACTGGCTGAAGCTTACGGCGCTGAGGGATACAGGATTGAAAAACAGGAAGATATGTTGCCTGTTCTGAAAAAAGCGCTCGCAACGCCGTCTCCGGCCTTCATTGACGTGATGGTGGAGCGGGAGGAAAACGTCTATCCCATTGTGCCCGCCGGCGCGGCCCTTGATGAAATGCTGCTCGTATAGAGGAAATGACTATGCAACGACACGTGCTTTCCGTGCTGGTGGAAAATGAGCCCGGCGTGCTCTCCCGCGTTGTGGGGCTGTTCAGCGGACGGGGCTTCAATATTCACTCTCTCAATGTGGCGCCGGCACTGGAAGACGGCGTTTCCCACATGACCATAACGACATTTGGGGACAGCGCGATTGTTGAACAGATAATGAAGCAGCTTCACAAAATTGTGACTGTCATCAGGGTGGTGGACTTTACGGACATTCCTTCTGTGGAACGGGAAATGATGTTTATGAAAATGCAGGCGGAAGGACCGGCGCGCGACGAGATTCTCCGCACGGTGGAAATATTCCGCTGTAAAGTCGTGGACGTGAGCCCCACCGAAATGACCATTGAGGCCACGGGGAATCACGAAAAACTTGAAGCCATCATCAACCTGCTGCAACGCTTCGGCATCAAGGAAATAGCGCGCGCCGGCTCTGTCGCCATGCGCCGTTCCAAATAAGCGGATGCCCGGTTATACTGGAAGCGCGTCGGGAGCTTCAGCATTGCGCACAGTCACCATTATACCATTGCAAAGGACAAGCAGATGAAAGTGTATTATGATCAGGATGCGGATATCAATGTGCTGAAAAACAAAACCGTGGCCATCATCGGCTACGGGAGTCAGGGCCATGCCCACGCGCAAAACCTGCGCGATTCCGGCGTCAATGTGATTATAGGTCAGCGCCAGGGCGGACAGAACTACGACCTTGCCGAAGAACACGGTTTTATGCCTGTATCCGCCGCTGAAGCCGCAGGACAGGCTGATATGATCATGATTCTCCTGCCGGACGAAGTGCAGTCGAGCGTGTACGAAAAAGACATCAAGCCGCATTTGACAAAGGGCAAGGCCCTGCTTTTCGCCCACGGCTTCAATATACATTTTAGCCAGATCAGACCGCCTGAAGACGTGGATGTTTTTCTGATCGCGCCCAAGGGGCCGGGGCATCTCGTGCGCCGCACCTTTGCCGAAGGCGGCGGAGTGCCCTGCCTTGTGGCCATAGAGCAAAACGCCACAGGCAAGGCGTTGCACCTTGCGCTTGCCTATGCCAGGGGCATTGGCGGCACACGTTCCGGCGTTATTGAAACCACTTTCAGGGAAGAAACGGAAACCGACCTCTTCGGAGAACAGGCCGTGCTGTGCGGCGGCGTTTCAGCCTTGATAAAGGCAGGCTTTGAAACCTTGGTGGAAGCCGGCTACCAGCCAGAAATGGCGTATTTTGAATGTATGCACGAACTGAAGCTGATTGTTGACCTTATATACGAGGGCGGGCTTTCGCGCATGCGCTATTCCATAAGCAACACGGCGGAATTCGGAGATTACGTCTCAGGCCCCCGACTGATCGGCGAGGCCGTGAAACAGGAGATGAAACGCGTGCTCAAAGACATTCAAAGCGGCGCTTTTGCCCGCAATTTTATTGTGGAAGCACGTGCCGGCCATCCCATGTTTCTGACAACGCGGCGCAACGAGTCTGCACACCAGATTGAGCAGGTGGGCGCAAAGCTGCGAAGCATGATGTCATGGCTTAAAAAAGACAAAAAAAGCTGATCGGGCATAGTTCAACGACGCAAAAAAATGGAAAGACCGGCTTTGTCAACAGCCTCACGCAAAAAACTTGGCGTCGTATGGCGTACCGGTTTCTTGCGTCTGTCCTGTCAGCACAAATCAACATCCGGTCCCGCTACGATAGTTTGGAAAGCAGGGTCTCCCTGATGGAATCAATGCTGCCTCCGCCGTTGAGTTCAATATACTTCGTCCTGCCCCCGTCGGCCAGTTTTTTGTAATAATAGGCCGCGGCCAGCGTGCCGTTCTGCGTGTTGTAATAAATGTCGTGGCGCTTGTTGATGGCGGTCTCGTCCTGATCATCGCTGCGCGCTGAAAGCCCGGCACCGCAAACGCGGCATTTGTCGTCCTTGGGTCTGATGGCGTCAATAAAAATATTATTGGGGTGATTATTGTTTTTCTTGCAGAGCCGCCGTCCTATAATCCTGTTTTTCGCCACTTCGCACGGCAGCAGAATCTCCACAACATAGTCAAGGCTCATGCCCTCTTTCTGGAGCGCTTCCCACAGCTTTTCCGCCTGCACCATGTTGCGCGGAAATCCGTCCAGCAGCCAGCCGTTTTCCCCCTTGCTCTTCAATGTTTCCAGAACCATAGAGATGGTAATGTCATCCGGCACCAAATCGCCGCGGTCAATATATGCCTTGATTTTTTTGTCGAGTTCCGTGCCGCCGCCGATATGCTCGCGGAAAATGGCGCCGGATTCGATATGAGCAAGATTGTATTTCTGCCTGATCAAATCACCCTGGGTGCCTTTGCCGCTGCCGTTGGGTCCGAAAATCAGAATATTCACACTGCGACTCCTTGGTGTGACAGTATAAAAAATTTTATAGTTCTGACAAAAATATATTTCCAAAAGTGTAGTACAAAAAAAACACATTGTCAACGACTTCGGGAACTCCCGCCAGGGCGGAGGCATCTCAAATTTTGGCTCCACGCAACGGCTTTTTCCATCATGCCCGGTTTCAGGCAGCCGTAAAACGGACGGTTCAAAAGCATGACCTGTTGCGGCTCAAAGAAATACAGATGCGTCTTGCTTTCCGTTCGCAATGCCGCTTGACAGCCACCGCGTTTTGTGTGTAAAAGTAGCAACTACTTCACCGGACTGTTTTTGCATTGTTCGGCTTGGTTTTCTTAAAGGACGTAAAGGCATAGTGCATGTGGTCAGGGCAAGGACAAATTTTCCCGCGCGGAGCGGAGAGAGATTCGGGCGAAGCTGACGGTTTCGGCCCGATTCTTGCTACACACACACACACACACACTAACTCCGCAGTGCCGCGCTGTCCGCCGCAAGGTTCAGCGCGGCTTTCGGCGTTTCCTTCGGACATGGTGAATTCAGCATTATCGTTTACATATAAAAACAGGGGAAGGAATTTATGAAAAGAAACTACGTAAAGCAGTTTATGGTTACTCTGATAACCATAACCATGTTTACAGCGTATCCGTTTTTTACCCGGGCGGAAGATCTTAATGGTGGTGGAAAGTTGCCTTCAGACTTGTCCACCGGCTTGATTGATCTAGCAAGAGGGGAAACGGGCGGTTTGAAAAAACTTATTTCTGATGCTGTAGAGCTTGCTATAACCAGTTTTGGTGGTACAGCTTTTCCGTCAGATGCGATGATTGAACCAACAACAAATCTTGGTGGATACCATTTCAAGGATTATGCTGGTAACAATGCTGTACTATATGGCAATATCGGCAATCTTAGTGAAATTGTGTTCAACAATAATACAGTAACCTTTGAGGTGGGCGACAATCTACGAGGCGGCGGCGTATTAAGAGCTGGTGAGAATCAACAGATAGGCGCCATCGACAATGCTATTTTCAGTAATAACACAGTAACAAAAAATGGAGACGGCGATTTCCAGGGTGGCGGCATTATCGGAGCCTATCGGGGAACTATAGGCGATATCAGCAACAGTATATTTAACGATAACATCGTAACAGCCACCGAAATAATGCGTGGTGGTGGGATAGTTGGTGTTTATGGTGTTCAGGAAGCTTCAGCCATTGGTGCCCTTAAGAACAATATATTCAGCGGCAACACGGTAACAATCGCCGACACTATGGCAGGTGGTGGGATAGTTGGTGTTCATAGTAGTCAGGAAGCTTCAGCCTCTATTGGTGCCGTTAAGAACAATATATTCAGCGACAATACGGTAACAATCGACGCAGTAATTCGTGGTGGTGGGATAGTTGGAGTTTACACTGATAACCTGCAAAGTGCCGATGGGACATATATAGGAGATATTACAGATAACATATTCAGCGGTAATACGATCATTGCTTCTGGAGTTGTTGGTGGTGGTATTGTTGGTGCTGATACATACAGCACAATAGGCGATATTGTCAATAATGTTTTCGATAACAATACTGTAATTACCACGGGCTCACTTTGGACAGGTGGTATTGTTGGTGCTTTAAATCAGAGTACTATTGGCGATATTATTGATTGTACGTTCACCAACAATGTTATTTCTGCTATAGATATTAATGGCGGTATTGTTGGTACTTTAACAAGTACAATAGGCGATATCAGTGGCAGTATATTTGCTGATAATACAATTACAGCAAGAGGTAATATACGTGCCGGAATACTGTATCTTGAAGATAGTTTGACAGTCACTGATAGTCAGTTTACAGATAATATATTTACTTCTTTGCAGACGTATGATTCGGGTCGTGTATACGGTGGTGCCATTACACTGGATACCGGCACCGACATCGCCGCTTCTTCTGGGACTTTGTCCTTAACTATAGTTGCAACTGCCGGCAACACAACGATTTTCCGGAACAACGAGATTAATGATATTGATGGAAAACGGACCAATTCCATCTCTATCCGATCGACGACACCGATAATCGAACCCCATAGCAATGCTGACGCGACTCTTGTCATTTCCCCATTCTCGGGTGGTGATGTATATTTGTATGACCCCATCTATGTGGAACAGGACAACGGTAAAACATTCGGAATGGAAGTTACTCAGGATGGATACTTTTACTGGGGCGGCGATAACAAGTTTATTGTAGACGCGCCCGATGCTGAAAAAAATATTGTCAATTTGCGTCAGTATACTAATACATCGTTAATGAGCGGTTTCAATTTGGATGCGCCCAATCACGATTTTAATATGAGTCGTTATGCAAATCTGCATATATATCCTGGAAGCAGCATGACTGTGCATGCGGCCGATTTAAGAGGAATGTTAGCATTTTATCTGCGAGGTATTCCAGTCAATAATCAAGATAATCCAGTGTTAACTGTTACAGCGGACAGCATCAGTATTGATGGAATGTGGCCACAACTAGATTTCTCTGGCGATGTTGAACCATTGCAGTTTGGCGACAAATACTATCTGCTTCGCGGAAGTACAGAATTGGCAGGTAATATTAAAGACAGCGGAATTCAAACAATACAACACGGTTCTCTTCTTGAATTCACTTTTCAGTTGAGGAAAGACGGCGACAACGACTTCGTTGCTGAACTTATTGAATCTGACGGCCCAGGCGGCGGTGGTACTCCTGTTGTACCCGGTGCCAAATCGATAACCGAAGGAGCCTCTGTTGGGGCAGCTCTTGCCAATCAGGGTGCGGACCTTGCGGCAGGCGCAGGTATGGGAAGCGCAATCAATTCTGCGAAAGAAGATGCCTGGGGTGCTTTCGCTGTTGTTGATGCAAGCAGCATGCGTTATAACACCGGTTCATATATTGACACAAGCAGTGTAAATTTGATGGCCGGTATTTCACGTAATATAAATACGGAAATCGGTAAACTGACTGCCGGTGCCTTTTTTGAATATGGTGGAGCTTCATACGATATTCATGGAAGCGGCAACACTTCCTATATTGGTGGCGGTTTGCTGGGTCACTTAAAGTTCAATGATGTCGGCCCGGGTCACTTCTATACAGAAGCCGCGGCCCGCATCGGTGGACTCAATAATGATTATGAATCCACCAGACTGAAGGATGTTTCCGGACGCAAGGCCTCGTTTGATACGGAATCGACGTATTACGGTATTCACGCCGGTGTGGGCTATGTGTGGAACATCACCGAGGAAGCCTCTCTTGATGTGTACGGCAAATACTTCTGGTTGCACCAGGACGGCAATGACGCAACAATTTCCACAGGCGAACCGGTAAGTTTTGATCCGATTGATTCTCATCGTCTGCGTGGCGGAGCTCGATTTGCCTATGCAATCAACGAGTATATCAGCCCTTATATCGGTGCGGCCTTCGAATATGAATTTGACGGCAAGGCAAGAGCGTCTGTATGGGGCTATGATCTCAAGGCTGCGAAGTTCGAAGGAGAGACGGGCATTGGTGAAGCGGGTTTGGTTTTTAAACCTTCCAGCAAATCTCCGTGGCTCGTTGATCTCGGCGTGCAGGGCTATGTCGGCAAACGCGAAGGCGTGAGCGGTTCCCTCCGCGTGGGACTGGAATTCTAGCGGACGGGTGGACGGGATACGGAAGAAACCGTGTGATCGACTGACAGGGAGCGGACTATGCAACGGCGTGATTTTTTGAAATGGCAATTAGCCGGCATCGGCATGCTCGGCGTCAATGCCTCCATGCTGACGCTGGCTGGAAAAGCGCTGGCCGACACATGCCCCGATGTAGCGGTTGTGAAGGGGGCTCCCGGTGCCGCCGCTAGGGCCGCCGTCAATATGCTCGGCGGCATGTCGCGTTTTGTTAAACCGGGCCAGAAAGTGGTGATCAAACCGAACATGAGTTTTGCCCAAGGGCCGGAGACGGCAACGAACACTCATCCTGAAGTCGTGCGGGAAGTGCTTGTCATGTGCAAAGAGGCGGGCGCCGCCCGTGTTCGCGTGCTGGATCATGTTTTGCAAGACCCGGAACTGTCCATGACCCGTTCGGGAATACGCGATATTTGCGACGGGGTGGAGCCGGGCGTCTGCCGTTACCTTACGAATGTTTCTTTTTATCAGGACGCAGAGCTTGCTGAAGGCCGGGAGATGCGGACCAACGCTTTTATGTGCGACGCGCTTGATGCGGATGTGATTATTGCCGTGCCTGTTGCCAAAAGCCACGGCTCGGCCGGGGTTTCTCTTGCGATCAAAGGTCAGATGGGCCTGATTTATGACAGGCGTATCATGCATTCACGCTATGATCTCAACACCTCCATTGTTGATTTGGCGACACGCGTCAAACCTGGTCTGGCAATCATTGACGCCACGCGGGTGCTGACGACCAATGGCCCGGGCGGCCCGGGCAAGGTGATTCAGCCGGGCGAGGTTATTGCCTCGGCGGATCCGGTGGCGGCGGACGCAACGGCCGTATCGTCCTATGAATGGTACGGTCGCAAGATGCAGCCGCGTCAGGTGGGGCATATACGTCTTGCCCATGAGCGCGGGCTCGGCAATATGAATATTGAGGCATTGACTGTTCGAAGAATCGTCCTTTAGGCGAAAATGGCGCGGCATTTCAAAAAACGCGAGGCTCGCCGTCTGACGTTTTGTGTGCAGACGGCGAGCCTCGCGACTTTTTTATTTCTGCTGTTCAGCGTGGCCGGGTCATTGGCGGAACTGTGGCTCCCGGCGGACATTTTTCTGCGTTTGGATCCGCTGGCGGCCCTGCTCATGCCCACGGCCGACCGGCAATGGGTTCCGACACTTGCGCCCGGTCTCGCGCTTCTGCTTCTGACCGTGGCGGCCGGCCGGTTTTTTTGCGGCTGGATTTGCCCTTTCGGCGCCACGCTGACACTGATTCGCCGACTGACAAAGTCATTCGCGCCCTGTTTGAAAAAAGACGCCTTGTCCAAGGCGGGATGGCGGCATATCAAGTATTTCGCCCTGCTGGCTATGCTCGGTGCGGCCGCGCTGGGAGTCAACGATTTTTACTGGGGTTCTCCCATCCCGCTGATAACCCGTTTTTATGCGCTTCTGCTGCACCCTTTGCTGCTCTTGCTCGGCAATTTCGGTCTGACGGTCGGGCAGCCGTTGTTTGCGGCTTTCGACTGGACAGGCCTGAGTTACCTGCAGGTGAATTTACGTCGTTTTGACAGCCTGTATTTTCTTTTGGCTTTTTTTGGCACGCTGTTTCTGCTTGAGCACATACGGCCGCGTTTCTGGTGCCGCTATCTTTGTCCGGCGGGAGGGCTGCTCGCTCTTTTCGCCATACGTCCTTTCTGGCGGCGCAGGGTCGCGGCCTGCACACATTGCGGACGTTGCATGCGGGAGTGTCCCTCCGGGGCCATTGACCCGGACACTATGGAAACACGGCACGGTGAATGCTTTGTCTGTCGCGCGTGTGTGACCGCATGCCCCGAGCGCGGCGTCGCGTTCGGGCGCGGCTCTTTTGCCGCGCTCTCCGGCGGGGCGACTGTGGACGAAGAGGGCGGGCGCGATGCTGTCGGCGTCGGGGCGTCTTCTTCTCCCCTGCCGTCGCGGCGGGCTTTTTTGGGCGCGACCGGCATGGGCATGCTTTTGGCAGGCGTGCAGCGCTCCGGCGCGCACAGCCTGCTGGGCGCGGACAGTCGAGAGGGGATCCTGTCGGCAGCCTGCATCCGTCCGCCCGGAGCAGTGCCGGAATCCCGTTTCTCGGCGCTTTGTCTGCGGTGCGGCGAATGCATGAAGGTTTGCCCTGCCAATGCTTTGCAGCCTGCGTGGCTGGCTGCCGGGCCGGAAGGTTTGTTCAGTCCTGTGCTCACGCCCAGACTCGGGCCCTGTGAACCGGGGTGCAATGCATGCGGCCGTGTGTGCCCCAGCCAGGCCATTGCCGCATTGCCTTTGCCGGAAAAACAATGGGCAAAAGTGGGGACGGCCGTTGTGCTGCGCGAGCGTTGTCTTGTGTGGGCGGAAGGGCGGCGTTGCATGGTCTGCCAGGAAGTCTGCCCTTATGGCGCGGTAAAGATTTTGCAACAGAAGGGCATTGCGGCGCCGGCGCCTGTTGTCGACGCGGCACGCTGCTATGGCTGCGGGTATTGCGAACGCCATTGCCCGGTCAGGGTGTCGGCCGTTGTGGTTGAGCCTCTCAATGCCCTGCGTTTGAACAGAGGATCATATATGGAAGCCGGCATGTCAGCCGGTTTGAGCCTGAAGCCACAGAACAGGGAGGGTGCGGGCGCCGCTCCTGACAAGACGCGGGCACTGCCGGAAGGCGAACTGCCGCCGGGCTTCAACGAATAG contains the following coding sequences:
- a CDS encoding 4Fe-4S binding protein, with the protein product MARHFKKREARRLTFCVQTASLATFLFLLFSVAGSLAELWLPADIFLRLDPLAALLMPTADRQWVPTLAPGLALLLLTVAAGRFFCGWICPFGATLTLIRRLTKSFAPCLKKDALSKAGWRHIKYFALLAMLGAAALGVNDFYWGSPIPLITRFYALLLHPLLLLLGNFGLTVGQPLFAAFDWTGLSYLQVNLRRFDSLYFLLAFFGTLFLLEHIRPRFWCRYLCPAGGLLALFAIRPFWRRRVAACTHCGRCMRECPSGAIDPDTMETRHGECFVCRACVTACPERGVAFGRGSFAALSGGATVDEEGGRDAVGVGASSSPLPSRRAFLGATGMGMLLAGVQRSGAHSLLGADSREGILSAACIRPPGAVPESRFSALCLRCGECMKVCPANALQPAWLAAGPEGLFSPVLTPRLGPCEPGCNACGRVCPSQAIAALPLPEKQWAKVGTAVVLRERCLVWAEGRRCMVCQEVCPYGAVKILQQKGIAAPAPVVDAARCYGCGYCERHCPVRVSAVVVEPLNALRLNRGSYMEAGMSAGLSLKPQNREGAGAAPDKTRALPEGELPPGFNE